A genomic region of Pseudopipra pipra isolate bDixPip1 chromosome 20, bDixPip1.hap1, whole genome shotgun sequence contains the following coding sequences:
- the NTMT1 gene encoding N-terminal Xaa-Pro-Lys N-methyltransferase 1 produces the protein MTSEVVENEFEFYSKAEKYWKDVPATVDGMLGGYGHISSIDINSSRKFLQRFLRDGPNRTGTTRALDCGAGIGRITKRLLLPLFKTVDMVDVTEDFLTKAKSYLGEEGRRVRNYFCCGLQDFSPEPNSYDVIWIQWVIGHLTDNHLSDFLKRCRAGLRPNGIVVIKDNMAQEGVIMDDVDSSVCRDLDVVRKIIRRAGLHLLAEERQENFPDEIYHVYTFAMR, from the exons ATGACAAGCGAGGTGGTGGAGAACGAGTTTGAGTTCTACTCCAAGGCAGAGAAGTACTGGAAGGACGTGCCTGCCACAGTGGATGGCATGTTGGGGGGCTACGGCCACATCTCCAGCATCGACATCAACAGCTCCAGGAAGTTCCTGCAGAGGTTTCTGCGG GATGGCCCCAACCGGACGGGAACGACCCGTGCTCTGGACTGCGGGGCCGGCATCGGCCGGATCACCAagcggctgctgctgcccctcttCAAGACAGTGGACATGGTGGACGTGACAGAGGACTTCCTCACCAAGGCCAAGAGTTACCTGGGCGAGGAGGGCAGGCGGGTGCGCAACTACTTCTGCTGTGGCCTCCAGGACTTCAGCCCCGAGCCCAACTCCTACGATGTCATCTGGATCCAGTGGGTCATCG GACACCTCACCGACAACCACCTCTCTGACTTCCTGAAGCGGTGCCGGGCTGGCCTGCGGCCCAACGGCATCGTGGTCATCAAGGACAACATGGCTCAGGAGGGGGTGATCATGGACGATGTGGACAGCAGCGTCTGCCGGGACCTGGACGTGGTCCGCAAGATCATCCGCCGGGCTGGGCTGCACCTGCTGGCCGAGGAGCGCCAGGAGAACTTCCCTGACGAGATCTACCACGTCTACACCTTCGCCATGAGATGA
- the ASB6 gene encoding ankyrin repeat and SOCS box protein 6 codes for MPFLHGFRRIIFEYQPLVDELLGLLVMPDRERQSSLESPACLGSDRSQLSAVRRVLERETHSPFYQEGVSYALLKVTELGLVPAAEILLEFGADLSFEDPVTYYTPLHIAVLRNQPDMVELLVHHGADINRRDRIHESSPLDLASEEPERLPCLRRLLQLGADVNAADKNGKTALLHALASSDGVQIHNTESIRLLLEGGADVRATTKDGDTVFTSIIFLLGEMACSNTEEAQVINRFCFRVTQLLLAHGANPSECPAPESLTHLCFKSFKCHFPLLRFLLESGAAYNCSLHGPSCWSGFHIVFECLCSHLSVSEDDSFSTDLIQKGQTLLELMMASSQAIQLPSNFEVNTSSCRYHGEKVRTLFCSLKQLERSPQALKHLCRVFIRQRLKPWPVDVKIKALPLPDRLKWYLLIDHAAAGHEDL; via the exons ATGCCTTTCCTGCACGGATTCCGCAGGATCATCTTTGAGTACCAGCCCCTGGTGGATgagctcctggggctgctggtgaTGCCGGACAGGGAAAGGCAGAGCTCCCTGGAGAG CCCTGCCTGTCTGGGCAGTGACAGGAGCCAGCTCTCGGCTGTGAGACGAGTCCTGGAGAGGGAGACCCACTCTCCGTTTTATCAGGAAGGTGTGAGCTATGCCCTGCTGAAGGTCACTGAGCTGGGGCTCGTCCCTGCTGCAGAAATCCTCCTGGAATTTGGTGCTGACCTCAGCTTTGAAG ATCCCGTCACCTACTACACCCCCCTGCACATCGCGGTGCTGCGCAACCAGCCGGACATGGTGGAGCTCCTGGTGCACCACGGCGCCGACATCAACCGGAGAGACCGG ATCCATGAGAGCAGTCCCCTGGACCTGGCCAGCGAGGAGCCCGAGCGGTTGCCGTGCCTGCGgcggctgctgcagctgggagccGATGTCAATGCTGCTGACAAAAACG GGAAGACGGCGCTGCTGCACGCCCTGGCCAGCAGTGATGGTGTCCAGATCCACAACACCGAGAGCATCCGGCTCCTGCTGGAAGGAG GCGCGGACGTCAGGGCCACCACCAAAGACGGTGACACTGTCTTCACCTCCATCATCTtcctgctgggggagatggCGTGCAGCAACACCGAGGAGGCCCAGGTCATCAACCGCTTCTGCTTCCGCGTCACgcagctgctgctggcccaCGGTGCCAACCCCAGCGAGTGCCCAGCCCCCGAGTCCCTCACCCACCTCTGCTTCAAGAGCTTCAAATGCCACTTCCCGCTGCTGCGGTTCCTGCTGGAGTCAGGAGCTGCCTACAACTGCTCCCTCCACGGTCCCTCGTGCTGGTCAGGCTTCCACATCGTCTTCGAGTGCCTCTGCTCGCACCTCAGTGTCTCTGAAGATGACAGCTTCTCCACAGACCTCATCCAGAAGGGCCAGACTCTGCTGGAGCTCATGATGGCCAGCTCACAAGCCATCCAGCTGCCCAGCAATTTCGAGGTCAACACCAGCAGCTGTAGGTACCACGGGGAGAAGGTCAGGACTCTGTTCTGCTCTCTGAAGCAGCTGGAGCGCTCGCCACAAGCACTGAAACATCTCTGCAGGGTGTTCATCCGGCAGCGCCTTAAACCGTGGCCAGTAGATGTCAAAATCAAGGCTCTACCTCTCCCAGACAGGCTGAAGTGGTACCTCCTCATCGACCACGCTGCTGCCGGGCACGAGGACCTCTGA